Proteins co-encoded in one Fusarium fujikuroi IMI 58289 draft genome, chromosome FFUJ_chr06 genomic window:
- a CDS encoding related to hexose transporter protein has protein sequence MNDPNHAKREMADVEEFEGLVLADVIPKLDKWWFQYPNLRKLNLLLLSAFLAQFTCGFDGSMLNGMQSLPLWREAFGDPTGANLGTLVNAINIGVLVSALFSSQLCEIFGRKKPITLGTFLIIVGSTLQGGAQSLGMFIAGRIIIGLGTGIVAVAAPQLMTEVAYPTHRGKMVSLYMTQWVVGYLVAAWTTFGTFKMNSSWSWRLPSLLQGVPAILQLILSFWVPESPRWLVYKDRRDEALSVLSQYHSCGDHDSRLVRFELLEIEATLEEEKKHKAIQWSEFIRTSGNRKRLWILLFMGFAAQLSGLGLTGYYLTKILNSIGVTNANTQLLINAIAAFWQLCCSVFFAMLIDRVGRRGLITFGITTMLVVFIVWTICSALNEERHFSDRPLALAVVAMIFLFQVGYQPFAISTVPYVVECSLYSLRSKTAMIFQFCGYSASFFTGYVNPVALDRIGWRYYIFACAVLGVETVFAWWYLPETKGKGLEEIGQIFDGDELLTGTQAITKKREEKYRAFDESSLRERKAVSASHVEKGEE, from the exons ATGAACGATCCGAACCACGCCAAGAGAGAAATGGCTGATGTGGAAGAATTTGAAGGCCTTGTCCTCGCCGATGTCATCCCCAAACTGGACAAATGGTGGTTTCAGTACCCCAATTTACGCAAGCTGAACTTGCTTCTGCTCAGTGCCTTTCTGGCCCAATTTACCTGCGGATTCGACGGCAGCATGCTGAACGGCATGCAGTCTCTGCCCCTCTGGCGGGAAGCATTTGGAGATCCA ACAGGCGCTAACCTCGGAACTCTTGTGAATGCGATTAATATTGGTGTTCTCGTATCCgccctcttttcctctcaGCTGTGCGAGATTTTCGGACGGAAGAAACCGATCACGCTAGGCACTTTCTTGATCATCGTTGGTTCTACCCTTCAGGGCGGTGCCCAGAGCCTGGGCATGTTTATCGCCGGCCGAATCATCATTGGCCTGGGAACTGGCATCGTAGCTGTGGCCGCTCCTCAGCTAATGACAGAAGTCGCATACCCGACTCATCGTGGGAAAATGGTGTCTCTATACATGACACAATGGGTTGTC GGCTatcttgttgctgcttgGACAACGTTTGGCACGTTCAAGATGAACTCTtcctggagctggaggctaCCCAGTCTATTGCAGGGCGTTCCAGCCATTCTGCAGCTAATTCTTAGCTTTTGGGTCCCTGAGTCTCCACGCTGGCTCGTGTACAAGGATCGGCGAGATGAAGCTTTGAGTGTGCTTTCTCAGTATCACTCGTGCGGCGACCACGACTCTCGCCTAGTGCGCTTCGAGTTACTCGAGATCGAAGCCACcctggaagaagaaaagaagcacaAGGCGATCCAGTGGTCCGAGTTTATCCGGACCAGTGGCAACCGCAAGCGCCTCTGGATCTTACTCTTCATGGGTTTCGCTGCTCAGTTGTCGGGCCTGGGACTGACCGGCTATTACCTgaccaagatcttgaacAGCATTGGCGTGACTAATGCCAACACGCAACTTCTTATCAATGCAATCGCTGCTTTTTGGCAGCTGTGTTGCTCTGTTTTCTTTGCTATGCTTATTGATCGAGTCGGCCGACGCGGTCTGATCACATTCGGTATTACTACCATGTTGGTTGTCTTCATAGTATGGACCATCTGTTCTGCCCTCAACGAGGAACGCCACTTTTCCGATCGGCCTCTGGCGCTCGCAGTCGTTGCCATGATCTTTCTGTTCCAGGTTGGCTACCAACCCTTTGCCATCTCAACAGTTCCCTACGTCGTTGAGTGTTCTCTCTACTCGTTGCGCTCAAAGACAGCTATGATCTTCCAGTTCTGTGGCTACTCGGCTAGTTTCTTCACAGGCTACGTCAACCCCGTAGCCTTGGACCGCATCGGCTGGCGTTACTACATCTTTGCGTGTGCTGTTCTCGGCGTTGAAACTGTTTTTGCTTGGTGGTACCTGCCTGAGACGAAGGGCAAAggtcttgaggagattgGTCAGATCTTTGACGGTGACGAG